The DNA region tcccaTTCCCTCCCTCTCTGGAAATTGCCTCTTCTGAatagggaggaggaggaacttGGTTTAATAGGATCCAAAGGGAGTTTCTGCTCTTGAACAGGTGGAAATGTTGAAAGAGCACGCTCGGCTCCTCGAATCAGCGAATAAGTAAGGGAAGGGTGTGTTAAGCACATGGGAACAGGTGAATGCACGTTTGCTTGTTGAATGATTTCACATCTCTTGACAATGAGCTGCTATTTCTATTGTAAAAGGACACACTTTGGTCTCGAGCGTAATTCTGTCGCTAGAATCAGAGGGCGGGCCGGTCTTAGTGGGCGTCTCAGTGTCACCCATTTAAGAGTTGGGGTGCCCGCTGATCTTAGCGGTAATCCACTGGGGCGGCGCTCATGCCATCATGACACAGAGAGCACtcgcctcttttttttccccccattaaaGAGGCCAACTCACATCTAACTTTATCCAGTCTCCAGGAGCTGCGACTGCaacattttttgggtttttttttcttttttgggttttttttttttttttttttttgtcctcttctCAACTCGTCTTCGAGCTTTGTAGTGTCCTGGTAATTTTGTGGGCACTAGTTAATGAGCATTAATCCACCACCCCTGGATGCCATTGTCGCAGCGGGGTTTCCATTTGAATGCAAATGCGTTAAAGGGTGGCAGCAAGGTGCTTATTAAACTGATGTGTCCTCCTGTCTTTTCTGCTGGAAGAACAAGAGAGTGAACTGGAAGGAAGAAGTCGGATATCCCGGGAGTTGCTGCTGGCCACAAAGTTGTGTTTGGCTGCagagaggaagaaaagaagCCGGCAAATGTCAAGCGCCGGAGCCCTGGAGACGGTGATGTCCTGCGGTAGGACCGGAGCCTCCGCGGCACCCAAGACACTTGCCTTCTCCATCGACCGAATCATGTCCAAGAGCTCGGAGCCGAAAGGGAGCGCGGAGGCGCGGACCGAGTTGCTCGGGCTCTGCTCCCCGATCCCCTGCGTGATTCCACTGCAGCCTTTCGGCTACGACCTCCAGGCCAAGGCCCTGATGAACTACTCGGAGCTCTGGAGAGCCAGTCTCAGGGGAGGTTTGCCGTGCAAGGGGAACTGCGGCGTGTGCGCTAAGACAGACTCCGGGCCGAAGCAGCCGACGGGAAGCAGGGTGGTGAGACCGCAGGTGATCCACCAGGCTGTCGCCATGCCGAGCGGCGGCTCCCTATATTATCTCAATTACCTGGACTCCTCTTACCACCAGTCGGACTTTCTGGCCGGACGCTGGCTCGCCAGCCCGCAGGCGCAGGCCTCCCTCTCGGCGCACCACAGACTCTTGCTCCTGGAGAACGCCAAACTCACCGGGAGCGCGGGGGCCGACAAGAGTCCCGCACAGCAGTATCCTCACAAGGAGCATCTTCCGGGGCAGCTGGACCACATCGTGAAGGAGAACCACAGCGCGAGCGCCGAAAAGAACGCCTTCAAGACTCACAAACACAGCAGCGCTGGAGACGGGAAACCCAAACATTTCACATGCGAAGTGTGTGGAAAGGTAACGGGAAAGCACgtttcttccttcctttcttcccccccccccccccgcccccccaaggaaaaaaaatattatgcaaCGAAATTTGAGCGTAAATTCTGGATTCGATTGGCGCCACGTGCACAATTGTTGAACGGTcgcatttgttttaaaaaaaaaaaaaaaaaagtcttcattcAAATCCACGTTTTCCCAACTCCGCAGGTTTTTAATGCTCACTACAATCTGACCAGACACATGCCGGTGCACACGGGGGCCCGTCCGTTCGTGTGCAAAGTATGCGGGAAAGGCTTCCGACAGGCCAGCACGTTGTGCAGACACAAGATCATCCACACCCAGGTGAGAAGGAGCGCACTCACGCACACGTCCTGTCCTGCCTCCGTGGATCGGATTGCCTGCTAAATCCATCTGTACTGTGGTGCCCTTCAAAGGAAAAACCACATAAATGCAACCAGTGTGGAAAAGCGTTCAACAGAAGCTCCACACTGAACACACACGTTCGGATCCACGCCGGGTACAAACCTTTCGTGTGTGAGTTCTGCGGGAAAGGCTTCCACCAGAAAGGTAAAATCACGGTTATTACCGGAATCCACGAGCATTGAATTCCACCCCAACCTTAACGTCCTGCCGCACTTTCTTGTCGTGCTTCttagaaaaagaacaacaacaacaacaaaaaagcagcttttaaaataatatttgggTTTGAATCATCgccaagaaaagaaaacaaatccactCGTGTCCTTCAAAACGCAAAGAATTAATGAACGCTAAATACTTCATTGCAAATTGTAACATATCGAAACGcgaagtgatttttatttttttttgttgttttgttttgttttgttctggctTTCTGGACCGTCTCCTGGCTCAAGTCCTTGGCACaatgggggagagagagaaaaaacaaaacaaaacaaaaaaacaataaacttcaTTCGATCATGTCATGACGCGATTCAAATGTGACAAACTGACGTTATTGCTTCCTCTTCTCCTCGGAAATAATAGCATAACATATGCGAGTTTAACACATTTGAATCGTGTGCATGTTCGAATGAAGTCAATTCAAATGACTTCCCCCCCGACCCCCCTCACTATtgtacatgacagaaataaaatcatttgaCCGCAAAGCAATCTCATTATCCAATGTTAGTATAATAAAAGTGTCATACTGTACGCTATTATTGTATTATCGTGATCATCTATCTCGCTCATCCATCTCGCGACCACTacgactattattattattgtgattattatttgtattttcggTGAAAGTAGTAGCCGAGAGACGAGACTGAAAACGAAATAGGACATGTCACTTCACACTGACTAATTCCCCCTCCAAGATGGCAGCATTTACTCCGGGTCAACTCGCCAGACCCCCAGCCAAGTCGGGAATCTGGGCTCTCCACCCTAACCCCCCGAACTTGTCACCACGCGCGCTTGATTCTGACAAAGTTTGACAACTTCTTGACTTCAACACACAAATCCCAGATTAATGAAGTCTGGTCAGTGCTGGTGACAACTTCGCCATGAACTGCTGACCTtcggtggggtgggggtgggggtaggGGGGGCCTCTTTATGCTCACTTGTTGTCAGCCTTGTTTGCAATAGTCTGTCACTTTCCCTCTGACGTCtcattattctttttcttttatcgtTATTACAAGGGAGGTCAACTTTGTAGGAAATCGCGAGAGGGCTTGGCCGAATTCAACGTAACGATCGTAATCTGATTGCTCGATTGTACCGAGAAAAACATTCACTTCGCAATATTCGATATCCGTTCGGGGCTGGAAGGAAACGCGTATGCGCGTGTACACGAGCGCATTACTTCTCCGATCTCTGAAATAATGCGGTTGCAATTCAGTCTTGTTCAGAATGAGAACAttgcatgttttcttttgcGCCTAATTCTTATCGGACACGATCGTAACGATTGCTAATACTTTGGACCGCGTGGCCCTAAATTGTTTCCGGCATTACAATAGCGTTGCGAGCTATTCGCTCGGAAAGACAATAACGCGTTCTCCTTTCCCCTGGCATGCGCCCTTCCTTAGGTAACTACAAGAACCATAAACTGACTCACAGTGGGGAGAAGCAGTACAAGTGCTCCATCTGCAACAAGGCCTTCCATCAGATCTACAATTTGACCTtccacatgcacacgcacaacGACAAGAAGCCGTTCACGTGCGCCACCTGCGGAAAGGGCTTCTGCCGCAACTTCGACCTGAAGAAACACATCAGGAAACTGCACGACAGCTTCTCTTCAGATAGAGAACCCAGAGAGCTCCAGAGCTGAATCGCTCTCCTAAATCTCCACACGCGTTCCACCCGGACGATGAGCGAGCGCCTTATAATATGCTCTATATGTGTCACCGAGATGAACAGCCGTGAATGGTCCAGACAGACGGTCGGAGACCCTCCGGAGTTACACGCGATCCCCTTTGGCACTCCTGTTCAGGCAATATAGACTCAACACTGACTGTCATAAGGATTTTGAtggtttattcttttttttttttttttttttttttttttctgtcttaaaATCCAGAGTTTGGCGCCTGTTGTGAGCGTCGAGGAATGGTTCAATTGTACATAaaggaaaatgttatttaagaTATGAATCGTCGGAGGGGGCACCTCTATGCTGTACATTTCACTGACTTGGTTCATATTAATACACGAGTTTTAACTTATAATAATGAATGTGGGAGCCGCACTGTGTccattgttgaaatgtttgcaaataaaTCAGATAAAAGAGATGCTGAGTGTTTTCGAAGTCTTTCAGTGGATGCGCATTGAGAATCATTACgttcatttaatatatatatagatatagatatataaattTGGAATGCAATCGAATGACATACATGcgattttgtatttcttttttttttttttttttttaaacaaagtgtaTTTCTTTTGTGTTGATCTTGCcaattatctattttttttttttttaatcctgtcGCACCAATGCGCTGGATGATTACAATTTGCTGAGgcgctggaaaaaaaacaaaacaaaaacaaaaaacaagtcgAGCAAACGAATTTCATATAATGAAGTGATGGTGCTCTTTAAAATCGCAGACAGGCCCAGTTCGTTCCACTGTGTGCTCTGTGGTCCACTTTGCCTCAACATTTATTGACAGACACGATCTGACTAATACCACGTTTACACTTGACTCGGGCGTAATGTCGCAAAAAGATTAGAAGTAACATGGACCCTTGAAAACGAATGACATTAAGCAGCTAAACGGCCTCTGGGGGCTCGATGGCGGAGAGTGAATGCATGCGGCGGGGGTTTTGGCTTCAGCGCAATCAACAGAACGGGAGATAATGGAGCACTCGGGCGCAGGCTCTCCATCCGGACCTCAGCGTTAATAGACCAAAAGTTATTCTCCGCACGGCTCCTAGAACAATATTATCCCTTCGCATATTCTGTCGGGCGGTAGGTCCGTGCCCCCAAATGGAGATCTTTCTATTAACAGCCAATTAGCGCCTGGTCGAATTTGGACCGAATCCTCACTTGGTTAATGTGACTATAACGTATACTCTGCTCACCACCTGTCTCGATCGgtgcactatatatatatatatatatatatacaaactaAAATATACAATCATAgtttatagctttttttttttttttttacgggtaTTTTATGAGTATTTGAATGATTGCTAGTTGTTAttcatcaaaaggtcataattgtttctaagggggtaaaacaaaaaaaaaaaaaaaaaaaaaaaaatatatatatatatatatatatatatgtatatat from Phycodurus eques isolate BA_2022a chromosome 10, UOR_Pequ_1.1, whole genome shotgun sequence includes:
- the fezf2 gene encoding fez family zinc finger protein 2; amino-acid sequence: MSSAGALETVMSCGRTGASAAPKTLAFSIDRIMSKSSEPKGSAEARTELLGLCSPIPCVIPLQPFGYDLQAKALMNYSELWRASLRGGLPCKGNCGVCAKTDSGPKQPTGSRVVRPQVIHQAVAMPSGGSLYYLNYLDSSYHQSDFLAGRWLASPQAQASLSAHHRLLLLENAKLTGSAGADKSPAQQYPHKEHLPGQLDHIVKENHSASAEKNAFKTHKHSSAGDGKPKHFTCEVCGKVFNAHYNLTRHMPVHTGARPFVCKVCGKGFRQASTLCRHKIIHTQEKPHKCNQCGKAFNRSSTLNTHVRIHAGYKPFVCEFCGKGFHQKGNYKNHKLTHSGEKQYKCSICNKAFHQIYNLTFHMHTHNDKKPFTCATCGKGFCRNFDLKKHIRKLHDSFSSDREPRELQS